The proteins below come from a single Elgaria multicarinata webbii isolate HBS135686 ecotype San Diego chromosome 11, rElgMul1.1.pri, whole genome shotgun sequence genomic window:
- the LOC134406832 gene encoding E3 ubiquitin-protein ligase TRIM69-like yields the protein MASSMLFEDLTPDFSCPVCLEWFWEPVALPCGHLYCQACIETAWGPHSSKPICPQCREQFSEKRYAPCKLLGTLICRIRGMHPGEAEEGRRSGADSRESGLRQDRTRLPLHEATKCYKEELSLAISQMESHLSNTSMLRREEEEKLQNSQAIMLSLGDHVSAEFRQLHRFLHAREKACKAKLEKEGGALLRETEERLRMLKGSCQEGQELMLEAQAHLELPDSAEFLTGIRSLLNRVKQQQATPAIPVVPPMLQMLGQFKGPLQYVAWREMRSILNIDFARITLDPETAHPCLVLSDGYTCVRDGHLRRDVPDTPMRFNYCVAVLGCQGFCSGKHYWEVEVGNKPSWTLGLVRTSINRKGKISASPGNGYWVIRLRNGTELMAKDTLPQRLCPTSFPKRVGVYLHYDAGLVSFYDASTMVHLYTFATSIFTGRLFPYFCPGLYNSGENATPLKICHLPV from the exons ATGGCTTCCTCCATGCTATTTGAGGATCTGACCCCAGATTTCTCCTGCCCCGTCTGCCTGGAATGGTTCTGGGAGCCGGTCGCCCTCCCTTGCGGACACCTCTACTGCCAGGCCTGCATTGAGACGGCATGGGGGCCCCACAGCAGCAAGCCCATCTGTCCTCAGTGCCGGGAGCAATTCTCGGAGAAGAGGTACGCCCCCTGCAAGCTCCTGGGGACCCTGATTTGCCGAATCCGAGGAATGCATCCTGGGGAGGCTGAGGAGGGGCGCCGCAGCGGAGCTGACTCCAGAGAATCCGGGCTGCGCCAGGATCGCACCCGGCTCCCCCTCCACGAGGCTACGAAGTGCTATAAG GAGGAGCTGTCTTTGGCTATTTCTCAGATGGAGTCTCACCTGAGCAACACCTCCATGCTTagaagggaggaagaagagaagctcCAGAACTCTCAG GCTATTATGCTCAGCCTGGGAGACCATGTCTCTGCTGAATTTAGGCAGCTCCATCGCTTCCTCCATGCCCGTGAGAAGGCATGCAAGGCGAAGttggagaaggaagggggagcCCTGCTCCGGGAGACAGAGGAGAGGCTGAGAATGCTGAAGGGGTCTTGCCAGGAGGGCCAGGAGTTGATGTTGGAAGCACAAGCTCATCTGGAGCTCCCGGACTCTGCAGAGTTCCTAACG GGAATACGGTCTCTCCTGAACCG GGTGAAGCAGCAGCAAGCTACTCCTGCTATTCCTGTTGTGCCACCCATGTTACAGATGCTTGGACAATTCAAGGGGCCTCTACAGTATGTGGCTTGGAGGGAAATGAGATCCATTCTCAACATAG ATTTCGCCCGGATAACTCTGGACCCCGAAACAGCTCATCCATGTCTTGTCCTTTCAGATGGCTATACCTGTGTCCGGGATGGCCACCTTCGCCGGGATGTCCCGGACACCCCTATGCGGTTCAACTACTGTGTAGCAGTGTTGGGTTGTCAAGGCTTCTGCTCAGGAAAACATTACTGGGAAGTGGAAGTTGGCAACAAACCCTCTTGGACCTTAGGCCTGGTTAGAACTTCCATCAACCGCAAGGGGAAAATCTCTGCTTCCCCTGGCAACGGATACTGGGTGATCCGACTGCGGAATGGGACAGAGCTAATGGCCAAGGACACTCTGCCTCAAAGGCTGtgccccacttcctttcccaAGAGAGTTGGGGTTTATCTACACTATGATGCTGGGCTGGTGTCTTTCTATGATGCCTCCACCATGGTTCATCTTTATACTTTTGCTACTTCCATATTCACAGGAAGGCTGTTCCCCTATTTTTGCCCTGGGCTGTACAATTCAGGGGAGAATGCAACTCCCTTAAAAATATGTCACCTTCCAGTTTAG